From the Nostoc sp. PCC 7107 genome, the window AACATAATGTAATAATTGCAACTTTTTTTAAAGTGTTTGGTTTTTGTCTATGCAGTTTTGACATCACAGATTGATGACTGAAACAGGCAAGAGATAAACATACTTTATTTAACTTAAAAATAGAAAAATTCTACATTTAAGTATATTTGTTAACAATTTACAGCAAAATTAGTTACTCTGATGTGCAAACAAGGGACGCACAATTAAATACCCAGCACCAAAAGCAGTCAGCATCACTAACAAAATCGTAATCACCAACCCCCAACCATTCATTTCCTTCTTTTTTGCTTCCATTGAAGGATAATAATTCACGGACTGTTCTTCGATAAAGATTGTTTCTGGGATGTGAGAACTGATTTCTACTACAGGTACAGAAAAATCTGGGCGGCGCTTGGCCTTGGGTGCTTCAGATTGACGCGGACGTGCTTCGGATTGACGCGGACGGGCTGCTTTTTTCGGCTGTTTGGCAGTATTTTTCACTTCACCAGTAGGCCGGGGTTGAGAGTTACTCTCCTTACTCTCTGGACTACGGAAATCAACTAGCTTTTGCAAATTTGAGACAGACTGCAAAACTTTGGTAATTTCTTGGCGCAGAAATTGATTTTCTTGCGTTAATTGTTGATTTTTTGCGGTGAGTGCATCTAATTTCGCCTGCGTCGCTTCTAACTCTGCTGCCAATTCCCGATATACGTACAGTGGCACAGAGGAAGGATGATTTGGAGAAGCGGGCCTTTTTGCAGAGTGGCTATGAACAGCTGCTGTGGTTGTTCGCATCGGTGAATTGGTATCAAAAGTTAAGGTAATGGAATTTTACTAGAGATGCTATGAAAAATGGCTAGATATGAAACTATGCCCAAGAATAATAGATAAATGCTGAGATAGCAAAGATTTTTTTTGGTCGAGTTAATACCTAAAAATTGCCATAACAAGCAACTAACAACTTACAATATTCCACTAGGCACAGGTCAATTTCGTAACAAAGGAAAAAAGTGTCCTACAGGGCCTTGACCTTTGCCAATACTAAGCGAGTAAGCCAGGGCAGTTGTAACATACTCTTTTGCTTGTTTGACAGATGTTAACAAATCCTTGCCCATTGCCAGATTAGCAGCGATCGCCGCTGATAATGTACAACCTGTACCGTGGGTATTTTGCGTGTCTACTTGCTGTGTTGTCAAGATTTCCAAGCGATCGCCATCAAACCAGATGTCAACACCACGGGCATTTCCCTCCATCCCGCCACCTTTGACTAAAACAGTCTTTGCCTTTAAATCGCGGTGAATAATTTGGGCTGCCTCCCTCATATCATCCAGAGAATTAATCGGCAAACCACTTAAAATCTGTGCTTCATAGCGGTTAGGGGTGATAATAGCCGCCTGGGGAATCAACTGCTGACATAGCGTCTTAATAGCATCATCATCAATTAACTGTGCGCCTGTGCGTGATACCATCACCGGGTCAACCACTAAATTATTTATTTCTAAAGCCTCCACTTGCTGGGCAACCGCCGTGATAATTTCTTGATTCAGCAACATTCCTGTTTTTGCTGCTTGTACACCAATATCCTCCACAACCGCTTGTATTTGGGCTACAACTGCCTCTGATGGCACTGCATCAACTCGCACTACTCCCAAGGTATTTTGTGCCGTCACGCAGGTTATAGCGCTAGTACCGTGGACACAGTGAAAAGCAAAGGTGCGTAAATCAGCTTGTATTCCCGCACCACCGCCACTATCAGAACCAGCAATAGTTAAAGCCACAGGGATTTTCGATGTTGTTTCAGCATTCATAAGGGAAGGGAGAAGAAAGTATGAAGTGTAAAGTCTGAAGTCTGAAATTTCATCCTTTAGCCTTCAGCCTGTTGACAAATGACTATTGACCCTTCAACAAAGGATTTGGTTGAGGGTTTTGGGGTCTGGTTTGCGGTACAACTGTAAGATAAGGTTGCAGTTTTTTGGAGTCAACCCAACCAGAGTAATATTTTACGCTGGTGGACTTGGGAGAAATATCAACTAACTCTAAATCACCGCGCATTGCCTGCCAATTCATCGGTAATTCTGGTTGAAATTCTCCAGAACCGATACCTTGAGGGCCGCCACCTACTAGATTTAAGGAAACTTCATCTAAGGTACGGACAAATTTTTGTCCACTCCAATGCCATTCAAAACCAGGCCATTCAATAGGTGGTTTACCTGATGGTAAAGAATGCCCAAATTCATACTTACTTGTACCTTCATTGAGTTTAGTAGTGAAGCCTTGAGGATATGTCACCTCATAACGTCCTTTATTGGTTTGGAAATTCACCGGACTCCACCACAACACTTCTACAGTATTCTTACCAGGCAAAGATACCGCTGGCTTTTGATTAGTTGATGCACTGTAAAGTGGTAATTTTTCTGGCAGTTTAGCCATTGCCGTAAAACGCCAACAAGCCCAACTTTCTGGGTTATCAGCTGCTTGCCATTTCACTTGGCAAACTCCGTTGGCGCTACTCACCCAAAGGATGTCATTTTCCAATCTGAGTTTGTCAGGAATTGCCCCAACTAACGGGCTGTTATGTGTGGTGTAAGTACTTAAAGAACCATCAGGACGGTAAGCAACTAATCCTTTAGCGGGAATGTAGAGATTTCCTTCACCACCTAAATTAGTCCCCATCCAAAAAGTAGGACTATTCACATCGCCAGTAATGGCTAAATCTGTAATTTGTGTAAATCCCAGTGCCTCTGGTTGAATCAAGCTAAATTTCTCAGTTTTGGGATCGTAACTCATGATGGTGGCAATACCATTGTTACCTTCACCTTGTTCAAATGCGATCGCCCACCAAATCTTTTCTCCATAAACTAAACTAGATGTTACTCTCGGCACGCCCAACTGATTTCCTTCAGCGGAAAATCCAGCTTTCACTGCTGCATTCTGCAAATCCTTGAGAGTGTACACAGTTTGCCGTTGAGGATTTTTACTATCAGGGGTAATTAGTTCAAAAACAATTTTATCTTTGCTTGGATCTGGTACTTCTGGTCGGGAGATATTATTATCTGAGCTTAAAGAATACTTTGGCTCTTGCACAACACGATACTGATAGGTTTTACCCTGAAAATTAATATTCTTTAACTTAGGATTTACCCAATCCTGTGCCAAGGCTGTATAGTTACTTGGTGGTTGCAAATCCTTGGATAAAGTTCCTGTTTGTACCGTCCAAGTATTATTAGCCCGACAGAAAACAAAATCCTGTTTTAAAGTTTGAAACTTCATAACGTCATCATTCGCTACGATATTACGAATATGCCAATCAAATATTTCATAAAAGCCTTCATTCTTATTGGGTGATGCTAAAGTCACAACCGCGGCTTTTGGACAGTTCTCTACCGTTGCTTTTGCTGTGTTGCTTGCCTGAGAAATGCCATCAATACTAGAATTACAAGCACCTGCTAGTAAAAATACACCCAAGAGCGCAATATTTTTTCTCATATCAATTCTCATCTATTGGCAAAAATTTATTGATTTTTAACGTCTAATACTTACTACAGTTAGTGGAGATAAAATTTCTGAATTTTTGATAAAAAATAAATTAATTTATCTAAGATTTTTTTGGATAAATTCCTAGAAAATTAGATTCCCTATTTCTTAAATAATTAGGGAATCTAATGTTTCTTAACTCCTAAATATACCTAGCAATTTCCTACAATTTTGGACTGTTTTATGACAGAGTTTGTTCCTCTAGTAAATTTTGTAATGCGCCTTGTAAATATTCAGCCCATTTCACAGCTAAAGGGATTTCTGTAAAGGGTATATGTATAGAAGAATTAGCGGATTCAGCAATAATAAATTCTAACTCAATAGCACGACCTTTTGTTGGATGTGCTGCTATATTTACAATTTTGCCATCTACCAAAAGATGAATTTTTTTGACATCAAGCAAAGAAAAAGTTTCTAAATTAATTATTCCTTTTGGTGTGGGTTTACCCCAAGTAAGATTGTTGTCTTTTTGACCTAATACAGCATAAATATCATATTTGGCACGTTCAAATTGTCCTGCCCAAATCTTATAAGCCTCGACTTTTTGATATTCTTTTGAGCCTTGCCAAGCCAACCAAAAAAACGCTATCAACAAAGGCAACCATAAAAGACCACGTTCCATCGTTTAAACAATCCTGAGTCGTAAGTGAAAGTTTAACTAACTAAAGTGACAATTACACCAATGAGCGATGCAGATAAGTTATGTTAGTGAGCAAACTGGCAAAAGCGGTGACGATTTAATATGAGAAGGCTATTATTATTGTGCCTGTTTATTATTGGGCTAGGCGCTGCTGTTTTTGGATTTTTAAATTTTCAGGGACTAGCAGCAAAAGGTGATTTTGAAACGATTGTGCTTGATTTTCGGGAAGATATTGCCAAAGATGAAATAAACCGAGATTTGCAAGCGATCGCTCAACAATACAACCTTACACCCCAATTAGACAATAAATTTTCTGCACAAGACAATGTGTATATTATCAGAGGCGATCGCCAAAGGCTCAAAGAACTGAAAAAATCTCAGTTTGCCAAAGCCACAGAATTTATAGAGCCAAATTACATCTATAGAATTCCTCCAGAACCTCAAACCACCGTTCTTGGAGAACTAACACCACCCCAAAATAACGCGGACAAACCTTCATTAACTGGCCCCAACGACCAATATTACAGCAAGCAGTGGAACCTTCACAAAATCGGCATTGAAGGCGCGTGGGCGGAAACTAAAGGTAGCGGTATCACCGTTGCTGTGATTGATACTGGCATTACCCAAGTCCGCGACTTAAAAGAGACAAAATTTGTCAAAGGCTACGATTTTGTTAACGACAGAGAACAAGCCACAGACGACAACGGACACGGTACACACGTTGCTGGTACAGTCGCCCAAGCCACCAATAATCAATATGGTGTAGCTGGAGTTGCTTACGAAGCCAGTCTTATGCCCCTAAAAGTCTTAAATGATTATGGTGGCGGTACAGTTGCCGATATTGCTGAAGCAATTAAATTTGCGGCTGACAAAGGCGCAGATGTAATTAATATGAGTTTAGGCGGTGGCGGTGAAAGCCAGTTGATGAAAGATGCCATTGATTACGCCTACAGAAAAGGTGTAGTTATCATAGCCGCCGCGGGGAATGAAAGTGCCAATGGCGCAAGCTATCCAGCCCGTTATCCTCATGTTGTCGGCGTTTCCTCTTTCGGCCCAGATGGTGAAAAAGCAGACTACTCTAACTTTGGTGCTGGTGTAGATATCTCGGCTCCTGGTGGAAGTGAAACTGGTAAAATTTTGCAAGAAACCATCAACGAAAATGGCGAAGGCGTATTTTTGGGACTCCAAGGTACAAGTATGGCTTCCCCTCACGTTGCAGGTGTGGCCGCTTTAATTAAAGCTAAAGGCATTGAAAATCCAGATGAGATTTTAAAAGTCCTCAAACAGTCAGCCAGAGTCATTCAAGATGATGGTTTAAACTATTATGGCGCTGGACAACTAAACGCCGAAGCCGCAGTTAAACTAGCAGCCCAAGGACAAATAAGTTTCCCAGATTTCTTTCGGTGGTTGCGAGATAACGGTTATATTAACCCCGGCTTTTGGATAGATGGCGGTGTAGTTGCACTGTTACCGAAGATTTTAATGGTCGTCGGTTCTTATCTGCTGGCTTGGTTTTTACGAGTTTACTTCCCCTTCACCTGGAGTTGGGCTTTATTTAGTGGCTTAACTTTTGGCAGTTCTGGGTTATTCTTCCTCAAAGGCATCTATATATTTGACTTACCTCAATGGCCTTTCCGTGTTTTAGGTAGTTCTTTACCTGAATTAGGTAATGCGCTACAAGGTACAGATGCTTTCAATCCTGTATTTGCTAGTGTCTTGATTCCGCTTGTTCTAGTTGTATTTCTGCTAGGACATCCTAGTTGGAAATGGTTTGCCATTGGTTCTACTTTAGGTGTAGCCGCTTGTTTGACAGTCAGCGCAATTTACGACCCAGCCGTTTGGGGCTTGGGTAGCGGTAACTTAGCAAGAATATTTCTCATTGTTAATGCCCTACTCTGCTACGGACTAGCTCGTTTGGCAGTTAACAACGATAAACAAGTCGCATAAAATATCAGGGAATAGTGAGTAGTGACTAGTCACTACTCACACTCAGCACGGGCTAAACGCCCCGCTACCGCTAACAGTACTCAGCACTTAATTATGAGCATTACAGTTACAGGCACTATTGAACGTCGTGAGATTGGTATGGGCGCTTGGGCATTAGTTACCGATGAGGGTGTAACTTACGAAATTCTCAAAGGCGCTGATAAAAGCTTACTCAAAGCTGGGCAGCAAGCCAAAGTTAAAGGACAGGTGCGTGAAGATATCATGACGATCGCCATGATTGGCCCAGTTTTAGAAGTAAAATCTTTTGAAGTAATTAATTCTGACTAGCCGCAGGATTTACAACTGCTTGCAGACGACTTCTAAATTCTCCTTTGGGATGTCCGCCTTTAACCTCACCAATAATCTGAAATTCGCCTTCGGAAGAATCACAAATAATATAAGTAGGCCATCCCATTTCTGATTTATCAGGATACTGGGTGAGCAAAATTTTTCGATATTTGCGATAAGTAGCTGTGTCTTGCATTTTCACATCAATAAACTGCAAACCCAGTTCTTCTGCTACTTTTTGATCATAGAAAGCCATTTTATGACAAATGCCGCACTCTTCAGATGAAAATTTAATTACAGCTAAACTCATTATGATTTTGCACCTCCCTGGAAACCGGGAAAAAATAATATCATAGTTTTAATAAAAAATCATCTTACTCATGGATGATCAAGATGAAATAATACAGCTAATGAGAATTTAAGTAAAAATTTATCTAAAAAAATATTTTCCCGGCAATATATAGTTGCTAGGAAATGCTGTTGACTAGACCAGTGACTTTAGCCAAAACCCAAGCTATGACCCTATTACAGATATGGAAATCACGCCTAAAAAATTAATTTTTAGCAATCTGTAATCTGGCTTTGACAAATCAGTAGAGATCTGACTATAAACTATGATAAGATGTACAAACTTACGATTCTCATCCAGGGTAGCTTCTGCAAAGCAACTGAGCGATCGCAAAAAAATTTCAACAATCCATCTGCTATTTGTAAATAGTAGAAGGTTAATAAGTGAGTTTAATGTTATAACCACAAAGGGTGTTTGATAAACTCTATCGGTAGCATGATACCTGCGAAGATTTAGAGTTAAGTTAAGTCAATAAATGCTGACACTGATAGTCAAAAAATACTATTTGCACTAGTATATTGTCTGAAACTTACGCTAGAATATACGCCTAAGCAACTACCAACATTTCACAAAAATCTCCAAGAAAGTGTTAGCTAATTCAGGGAGTTAAGTATCAGGGTGCATCTACCAATTAATTGTTCCAAGGTCTAGCAAAGTCTTCCGGAACAATTGTTCTAAAGGATATAAGGTGCTTCAAAATCGCAAAACAGTTGTGTATCTACCAAACCAAAAAGTTAGTTATCTTAGTACAACTACCAATAATCTGTTTCTAGGATTGAGAAGTATGTTCCGGATAAAAATTCCAAAAGCTAATATGCTGTTAAAACAGCATAAAAAAATCTACCAGTTGTGGCCAGTGCATAGGGGAGTTAGTTATTAGGGCGCGTCGATTAATAATTTATTTATTCGAGAAGTTATCAATATCTTCCGAATAAATTTTAAAAAATCATGGTTGCTATTTACCAAACATAAAAAAATCTCCCAGTGGTTGCAGATAACTAGGAGATTTATTTATCAGGGTGCATTTATAACAATTATTATGTTCGAGTTTCAATTAGCATCTTCCAAATATAATCTATGAATAACTAGCATTACTTCTGCTGAAGTTTTGCTAGAAAAAAATCCCCCAGCCAGTGTTAGCCAGCTAGGGAAGAAGTTATCAGGGTGCATCTACCAATTAATTGTTCTGCTATCAAAGTGCATCTCCCGGAAAAATTTGCAGCGAAAAGCTTTCATCTACCAAAAAAAATCCCCCAGCCAGTGTTAGCCAGCTAGGGAGAAAGTTATCTGTTAAGTTAAATATACTCAAAACTAAAGGCGCAAAGCTTTGCGCCTTTATTTATTTACTACACTTTATCTATCGGGAACGGTTATGTATTTTTGGATAAATATCTTGCACCAGCTGCTTGATTGCAATTAAAGTCAGGTGGGTAATACGGAAACCTCCATCAAACCCTAACTTTTATTTTGTGAACATTGCCCACTTTATGCTGATTGAGAATGTTACAAGATATCAGGTGAGCAATGTTGCTTACCCTCTAGCGGAAAATACAATAGAAATAAATTCTTTAAAATGAACCAGGTAGACTATCTCCGCATTAGTTTAATCGATCGCTGTAATTTTCGCTGTCAATACTGTATGCCGGAGGGTGCAGAACTAGAATATGCCCTCAAACAACAGCTTCTCACTGACGCAGAACTACTGACTCTGATTCAAGAGGTGTTTATCCCTGTTGGTTTTACGCAGTTTCGCTTAACTGGGGGAGAGCCTCTACTGCGTCCTGGTGTAGTAGAGTTGGTAAAAGCGATCGCATCATTACCCAAAACTCAAGACTTATCGATGACAACCAACGGCTTTTTACTTGCACCCATCGCCAAAAATCTCTATGATGCAGGTTTACGCCGAATTAATATCAGTCTAGATTCCCTTGATCCCGATATCTTTGATCAAATTATCGGCAATCACGGACGTTCTCGCTGGCAACAAGTCTGGGATGGTATTCAAGCTGCCTACAAGGTAGGTTTCAACCCGCTGAAGCTGAATGTAGTGGTGATCCCAGATGTAAATGACCACGAAGTTCTGGACTTAGCCGCCCTCACCATTGATAAAAATTGGCACGTCCGATTTATTGAGTTTATGCCTATCGGCAATTGGCAATTATTTGGCGATCGCGGTTGGGTATCTTCTGCTGATTTACGCCAACGCATCCGCCAGCAATGGGGTTTGACAGAATCACAAATACGTGGTAGCGGGCCTGCTGATGTTTTTCAAATTCCGGGAGCAAAGGGGACACTGGGATTTATTAGCCAGATGTCGGAATGTTTTTGCGATCGTTGTAACCGAATGCGTCTGAGCGCTGATGGCTGGTTACGTCCTTGCTTATTAAATGAAACTGGTCAATTAGACTTAAAAACTGCTCTACGCTCCAGTGTGAGCATTCATTACTTACGAGAGCAAGTCAGAGACTTATTGGCTATTAAGCCAGAAATTAACTTTAAAGGCCGCGACTCTGGTACAAGCGGCACATACAGCCGCACGATGTCGCAAATTGGTGGATAAAACCTTGTTGAGTAATGAGTTCTGAGATTTGAGGCTGTTTAACTACTCAGCACGGACTGAACGCCCCGCTACCGCTAACAGCACTCAGCACTCAGCACTTTCTTACGCTTGTCGTGAATAGTATTCCACAACCAGCAGTTCGTTAACTTGTAGAGCCACCCACTCGCGCTCAATGACACTGTTAACTTTACCAACCAGCTTGTTTTTGTCAAATTCCAAATGGCTGGGAAGATTAGCTAAACCGGGATATTGCAAGTTAGTTTCCACCAACTTCCGTGATTGTTCTTTATCTCTAACAGCAATTACCTCGCCGGGACGGCACTGGTAACTGGCAATATTTACTACACGACCGTTGACTGTGACATGGCAGTGATTTACCAGCTGACGCGCTGCTGGAATTGTGGGAGCCATCCCCAAGCGGAAAACGGTATTATCCAGGCGCATTTCTAGCAATTGCAACAGCACTTGTCCGGTAGAACCAGTTACACGTCTAGCTTTACGGACATAGCGAAGCAGTTGCTTTTCTGTGAGACCGTAATTCATACGGAGCTTTTGCTTTTCTTCTAGACGGATAGCATACTCAGAGCGCTTTTTGCGGTTCTGACCATGCTGACCCGGTGGATAGGCGCGTCTTGCGCTTTTACGAGTTAATCCTGGTAATTCGCCTAAGCGACGTACAATTCTGAGGCGTGGCCCTCTGTATCGGGACATGAGTTTCCTTAATCTAATCCTGTTTAAATTTTACCCAGACATACTATTATAAATATCTGTAAATGAAAAATGCCAAAAATCCGAAATTTAATCATCAAAAATTTATAAATAGAAGAATTCAACAGCCAAGTGTCAGAATCCTGAAGATCAATCAGAGTTATCGTACATTTGAGTTAGCAGAACTGATGGGTTTTTGAAAAATGGCAATGGAAACGCAAAAGGTTAGTAAAGCTAGAAAACCTCAAGGCAGGTATATTTCTGGGATGCTCAAGACTCAAACCATTCGTTGGGCTACACCAGTTTTGGCTGTAGCAGGACTGTGGACATCTAGCCTTCCCAGTACGGCTCTGACATTATTTTCTGATGACCACGATAGTTACCGTGTTTGTGCAGCACAACTTTTAAAAGCCGGTGTAGCACAACCAGCTGCGGCCCAAGGTTGTGCTACAGCAATACGTCCCAGAGATTTATCTGCTTGTGTGGCGACCATTAAACAGAGAACAAAGATTGACCCAACAGATGCGTTGGCTTACTGTACAAGGGCGCGTCGTCCCAAGGAATTAGCCAGTTGTGTTGTAGATGTTAGCCTCAATACGAAAGAAGAAATTAACCCAGCGGTTTTAAATTACTGTGGTCGCAGTTTACAGCCTGTCACTTTTGGTGATTGTGTTGTTGGTTTGCGTAAAGAAATTTCTCTAACACCAATGCAGGCATTAGATACTTGTATTGATGCTAGTGAAACAGCTAATGGACTTACGGTTTCACCGACATTGCCATAAATTTGAGCTTACAGAACTTAGGCACAAAGCTGAGTTGTTGAAATTGGGTACAAGAATTTAGGGTGTAAGAGTTTTGCTCATTTACACCCTAAATTTTTATACCTATTGATTGTTGCGTTTCACTACCTAAGTTTTAATATGACTTACTAATCTTTTCTTTGGTCAACCGACTATCGTGACTTGTTTCTTGACGACAGACGGTTGACTAAAAATAACCCTGTTTATTTATATAAAGCTCAAAAATACTAATCATCCGACTTTTAAAAGTGGATGGCAACGGAAGCATCCTGCTATGGAAGACAAAAAATTCACAATGTCTCTAATTTTGCAGCAGGAGCCTAACCGTCGTGATGATGATACATTTGATCTGAAATTTTCTGTTGCTGAGTTTGAGGATGCTTATTTGATTAGCCGGAAGTTTTCAGAGGAACTTCGTTAGTCTTCTTTTCTACCAAAAACCATCTGTAAAATCATAGGAATACCACCACTTTGGTGGTATTTATCTGCCCAAGCGCGGATAACTTCGTCAAGTTCCTCCATTGCTTGATCCCACTTTTCTGGGGGAATATCTAGTTCTTCTAAAGCACGCATGGAGTTTGGTCGTTTCTCTGCCCAGTTTCTCATCATCCGAAAATACCGCGCCGTATCTTCTAGCATGATATAGGTTCGTTCTTGATCGTCGGCTGGTGCATAGAAAGGACGAGTCAGTGCATAGAAGGGCATTCCCCAAGGCGAATCAATTCTAGTTACTGTACCTGAATAAAGCAGCCGACGCTTGATGTGTTCTGCCAAGGCTTCACTCAAGGGCATTTGATGCTCAGGTGGGAGAACTTCTTGCGATCGCTTGTGCAGAAATTCAATCAGTTCCAAAAATTCAAAAGAGCTAACTAGTTGTGCGTCTGGCAAGTTACTGGGTAGTTTCTGCTCAATTTGTCTTTTTTCTTCGCTGGTCAAACTAGTTCCCGGAACGCGGGATCGCCCTGGTTGCCAAGGGTATTTCTCCATCCAAACGTAAGGCAGTTGAATTAAGTAGCGAGGTTCTTGAGAACCCAGCATCTTCAGCAGCTTGCCTTCCGTCAAAGCTTGTCTGACTTCTTCAACAATAATTTTGACTCGCTTTGGTTCCAGGTGGTGCAAATGACCCGTCATTCTGAGGTTTTGTCCCTGTTCGAGATAGGTCATATAAATTGCACACTTAGCGGCCGTGGCTGCTGCATCTAAGAATGCTCCATGCCTGTGTCCACTCGTACGCATGGCACTAAAAGCCAGATAAAGCATGATCTGATCCATCGCACTAGGGCCAAGACGTTTGATCAGATCTATGTCGTTACTCATATTACAGACAGTTAAATAGCACGTTTACAGATTTATAGTCAGAGGAAAGTAAGTAGTATACACCCAACTTGAGGCGATGTCGTTACTTTAGACTTTTTAGGATGCTGTGACTCTGAGGTTACTAGTAGTCGAAACTGCCAATGGCTCCGAATTATATAGCGAATTACTATTAAACAGAAGCTGATTTATTTGGCTATTGTTATCTTTTCCTGACAGACTCTGAAAATAACCATTTATTTTCTCTACTTGTCATCCCCATTACAAAAGCATCTATTTCCCCGCTTTAATCTATAAAGATTGTCTTCAGGTTCAAGACTTTTGCATCCTTTACTAGTGACAACAGGAAAAAAATGCTTCCTAATTGTGGTAACAAACCTTATTGCTGAAATAGCAGTAACTAGCTGATGGATTTTATGGTAAGCACCTTTCCCAAGAATGACTAATTTCTTCGGGTTTGTAGAGAACTTCAGTTACCTGTTGATTTCCTGTTTGTGAGGAGTAATCTCAGAGTCAATCGCCTACTGAACTTGCAACAAATTCCAGGTTGAGTAGATAACTAGTAGACTACCATAGATACTCACATCTTTCGGCAACTTTTTGGCATCTTTTGGTGGTTAGTACATGGGAAAATTAAATTCCTCAAATCAGGTAGATAATTCCTAGTCCTAAATACTTTTTATTGCCTTCAATTATGATATTCTATTCTGTCAGCTTTTTTATCAAGTTTGTGTAAATTAACCCAATCTTAATATTAAATTGATATTGAATTTATCCTAATTTAGATACTAGCAATTATTAAGGATTCCTGATATTTCAATGAATATGAGAAAGTTATTTTTAATCATTTATGATTTAACAATTTAATTGATACTTTGACTACAAAACTGAGTATTTCAGAGTGTGTCAAGAACGGAGACAGTCTAAATATTCATAG encodes:
- the moaA gene encoding GTP 3',8-cyclase MoaA, with the translated sequence MNQVDYLRISLIDRCNFRCQYCMPEGAELEYALKQQLLTDAELLTLIQEVFIPVGFTQFRLTGGEPLLRPGVVELVKAIASLPKTQDLSMTTNGFLLAPIAKNLYDAGLRRINISLDSLDPDIFDQIIGNHGRSRWQQVWDGIQAAYKVGFNPLKLNVVVIPDVNDHEVLDLAALTIDKNWHVRFIEFMPIGNWQLFGDRGWVSSADLRQRIRQQWGLTESQIRGSGPADVFQIPGAKGTLGFISQMSECFCDRCNRMRLSADGWLRPCLLNETGQLDLKTALRSSVSIHYLREQVRDLLAIKPEINFKGRDSGTSGTYSRTMSQIGG
- a CDS encoding S8 family peptidase; this encodes MRRLLLLCLFIIGLGAAVFGFLNFQGLAAKGDFETIVLDFREDIAKDEINRDLQAIAQQYNLTPQLDNKFSAQDNVYIIRGDRQRLKELKKSQFAKATEFIEPNYIYRIPPEPQTTVLGELTPPQNNADKPSLTGPNDQYYSKQWNLHKIGIEGAWAETKGSGITVAVIDTGITQVRDLKETKFVKGYDFVNDREQATDDNGHGTHVAGTVAQATNNQYGVAGVAYEASLMPLKVLNDYGGGTVADIAEAIKFAADKGADVINMSLGGGGESQLMKDAIDYAYRKGVVIIAAAGNESANGASYPARYPHVVGVSSFGPDGEKADYSNFGAGVDISAPGGSETGKILQETINENGEGVFLGLQGTSMASPHVAGVAALIKAKGIENPDEILKVLKQSARVIQDDGLNYYGAGQLNAEAAVKLAAQGQISFPDFFRWLRDNGYINPGFWIDGGVVALLPKILMVVGSYLLAWFLRVYFPFTWSWALFSGLTFGSSGLFFLKGIYIFDLPQWPFRVLGSSLPELGNALQGTDAFNPVFASVLIPLVLVVFLLGHPSWKWFAIGSTLGVAACLTVSAIYDPAVWGLGSGNLARIFLIVNALLCYGLARLAVNNDKQVA
- the thiD gene encoding bifunctional hydroxymethylpyrimidine kinase/phosphomethylpyrimidine kinase: MNAETTSKIPVALTIAGSDSGGGAGIQADLRTFAFHCVHGTSAITCVTAQNTLGVVRVDAVPSEAVVAQIQAVVEDIGVQAAKTGMLLNQEIITAVAQQVEALEINNLVVDPVMVSRTGAQLIDDDAIKTLCQQLIPQAAIITPNRYEAQILSGLPINSLDDMREAAQIIHRDLKAKTVLVKGGGMEGNARGVDIWFDGDRLEILTTQQVDTQNTHGTGCTLSAAIAANLAMGKDLLTSVKQAKEYVTTALAYSLSIGKGQGPVGHFFPLLRN
- the rpsD gene encoding 30S ribosomal protein S4 codes for the protein MSRYRGPRLRIVRRLGELPGLTRKSARRAYPPGQHGQNRKKRSEYAIRLEEKQKLRMNYGLTEKQLLRYVRKARRVTGSTGQVLLQLLEMRLDNTVFRLGMAPTIPAARQLVNHCHVTVNGRVVNIASYQCRPGEVIAVRDKEQSRKLVETNLQYPGLANLPSHLEFDKNKLVGKVNSVIEREWVALQVNELLVVEYYSRQA
- the hetR gene encoding heterocyst differentiation master regulator HetR, with protein sequence MSNDIDLIKRLGPSAMDQIMLYLAFSAMRTSGHRHGAFLDAAATAAKCAIYMTYLEQGQNLRMTGHLHHLEPKRVKIIVEEVRQALTEGKLLKMLGSQEPRYLIQLPYVWMEKYPWQPGRSRVPGTSLTSEEKRQIEQKLPSNLPDAQLVSSFEFLELIEFLHKRSQEVLPPEHQMPLSEALAEHIKRRLLYSGTVTRIDSPWGMPFYALTRPFYAPADDQERTYIMLEDTARYFRMMRNWAEKRPNSMRALEELDIPPEKWDQAMEELDEVIRAWADKYHQSGGIPMILQMVFGRKED